The following proteins come from a genomic window of Hymenobacter canadensis:
- a CDS encoding ComC/BlpC family leader-containing pheromone/bacteriocin produces MQNSLQTLEGFEQINEQELDLIAGGIELALDYDCSKKDDVDSNSYDG; encoded by the coding sequence ATGCAAAATTCTCTGCAAACTCTGGAAGGCTTCGAGCAAATCAACGAGCAGGAGCTCGACCTCATCGCTGGCGGTATCGAACTGGCACTCGACTACGATTGCTCAAAGAAGGACGACGTCGACTCGAATAGCTACGACGGTTAA